A segment of the Nostoc sp. TCL26-01 genome:
AGATTATCTCGATTGTCTGGGAATTCATGGTTTGAACACTTGGGAACATCTGGAGTGGGTGCAAGCCAAAGGTGGTTGTATGCTAGCCGTTGCAGAAGCGATCGCTGATGGTAGAGTTAGACACGTTGGCTTTTCCACCCATGGTTCATTAGAGATTATTCAATCCGCCATCAATACAGATTTTTTTGAATTTGTCAATCTGCATTATTACTATTTTTTTCAAAGAAATGCACCAGCAATTGAGTTAGCTACCCAAAAAGATATGGGCATTTTTATTATCTCCCCAGCCGATAAGGGCGGACGGCTTTATACACCACCCCAACTACTTAAAGATTTGTCTCAGCCATTTTCACCTTTAGCATTAAACTACAGATTTTTATTAAGTGACCAACGAATTACTACCCTAAGTGTCGGTGCAGCCAATCCAGAAGAATTAATAGAACCTCTAAAGGTTGCTGATAATAATAGTGATTTAACATCAGCAGAAACCTTAGCTTTTCAACGCCTAGAAAAGCAGCAAAAAACAGTTTTAGGAACTACACAATGTAGTCAATGTTATGCCTGTTTACCTTGTCCAGAAAACATCAATATTCCGGAAGTTCTGCGGTTACGTAATTTGGCAGTAGCTTATGATATGACAGATTACGGACAATATCGTTATGGAATGTTTGAAAATGCTGGTCACTGGTTCCCAGGGATGAAAGCCAACCGTTGTACAGAATGTGGTGATTGTTTACCTCGTTGTCCAGAAAATTTAGATATTCCAGCATTATTAGAAGACACTCACAATCGATTAAGCGGTAAAGCTGGTAGAAGACTTTGGGGATAGCGAAGCACGGCTAACAACATTTCTTACCATAACCGTAAATATTCAGTTATCACTGAAATTGCTAGTTTTTATAATTAAATAAGCTAAAAATCGATTATTCAATTATAAAAAACATGGAAATTAACTATCCAGCCAAGCTTAAAGCAATTTCACTTCATCCACCTTATGCCTACGCAATTATACGGCGATTGAAACATGAAGAGTACAGAAGTAAGCCAACAAAACGGAAGGGATGGATATTAATTCACGCTTCAAAATCAACTGCAAGCGATGATTGTTTTCAACAATATGGGATTAATCCAGCAAATATTAAACGTGGTGCAATTATCGGAGCCTGCAAAATTATAAGCTGTAGGCAAGCTGGATTTGATAACTATGCTTATCAATTATCAGAAGCTTTTGAATTTAGAATTCCCATAGATTGTGCAGGCTCACAATCTATCTTCTGGGGCGCGACTAACGAAGACAGAAAAGTAGTATTCACATTGGCAAGTGAACAGATAAGAAGTTATTTATTAAAGTAATATCGGAATCCGCTTTGATTACTGTTAGCGCAGCTTGGCGCGCCAAGCGCTGCGCTTAAACCAACCTACACATAACTGAAAATCCCTAACTACAGCCAATTACCTACTAAAATAAATGCCGACCAATGATAGGGACGATTATAATCTCTATTGGTAGATGATTGTAAAAATGACAGTTGCGTATTTCTTAAAGCTTCTGATTTAGTAATTTTTCCCCTATTCAATTCTTGGTAAAACTTAATCATAAACTCGGCTGTAGAAGCATCGTTGATCTGCCACAAGCTAGCTAGAGTAGTGCGCGCACCGGCACGAATCGCTACTCCTGCTAATCCCAAAGCGGCGCGTTTGTCACCACTGGCTGTTTCACAAGCACTCAAAATTAATAATTCAATAGGATTAGTACTTCTTTGGTAATTTAAACGCAGTAAGTTATCTAAATCTTTAACATTGATGCGTCCATTCCAATCAAGAATATAGGTTTGTTCGGGGTTGGAACTAAACTTTCCATGAGTTGCTAAATGCAGAATATTGAAAGGTTTTTGATTAATATTGGCTTGGACATTTTTCTTGATAAATGCTTGATTTTCTAGGATCTGATGACGTTGAATATTCTCTTTAATACCTTCTAATTCGACTGCCACATTATCTATTGTGCCTAATCCTTCTTTTTTAAAGCTAGGTGCGTCAGTTGCACCAGCAATTAAAACCCTCAGTACTTCTGTTTGTAGCGGTTTGGCTTCAAGTAGCTGCAATGTCGGGGTGACACTCACAGCATATCTTTCTATCAAATATTTTTGTCCATCGTGCAGAATTGACATGGGTAAATTTCGCAATGAACCATCAAGGACAAAAACTAAAGTTTTAATCTGGCTTTGCTCTCGTGTTTTTGCAGTTTCCAGTTCATCTGCAAACGGTTTAATTAACCAGTCATATATCTGTTGCGATTGTGTTTTTAGTTGTTTTAAACTGGTGCTGGGTCGTTTGAGAGACTTTTGCAGTTGTGTGA
Coding sequences within it:
- a CDS encoding aldo/keto reductase, which encodes MQYRRFGKTNLHLSVFSLGTMRYLADSENAKNTINTALALGINHLETARGYGQSEVYLGQAIISGLLVPRSQLHITSKIPPTADAESMRRYIDESLERLQVDYLDCLGIHGLNTWEHLEWVQAKGGCMLAVAEAIADGRVRHVGFSTHGSLEIIQSAINTDFFEFVNLHYYYFFQRNAPAIELATQKDMGIFIISPADKGGRLYTPPQLLKDLSQPFSPLALNYRFLLSDQRITTLSVGAANPEELIEPLKVADNNSDLTSAETLAFQRLEKQQKTVLGTTQCSQCYACLPCPENINIPEVLRLRNLAVAYDMTDYGQYRYGMFENAGHWFPGMKANRCTECGDCLPRCPENLDIPALLEDTHNRLSGKAGRRLWG
- a CDS encoding ASCH domain-containing protein encodes the protein MEINYPAKLKAISLHPPYAYAIIRRLKHEEYRSKPTKRKGWILIHASKSTASDDCFQQYGINPANIKRGAIIGACKIISCRQAGFDNYAYQLSEAFEFRIPIDCAGSQSIFWGATNEDRKVVFTLASEQIRSYLLK